In Geobacillus kaustophilus, a genomic segment contains:
- the rpoB gene encoding DNA-directed RNA polymerase subunit beta encodes MTGRLVQYGRHRQRRSYARISEVLELPNLIEIQTSSYQWFLDEGLREMFREISPIEDFSGNLSLEFIDYSLGEPKYTVEEAKERDVTYAAPLRVKVRLINKETGEVKEQDVFMGDFPLMTETGTFIINGAERVIVSQLVRSPSVYYSDKVDKNGKRGYSATVIPNRGAWLEYETDAKDVVYVRIDRTRKLPVTVLLRALGFSSDQEIIDLLGDNEYLRNTLEKDNTDSTEKALIEIYERLRPGEPPTLENAKNLLASRFFDPKRYDLASVGRYKINKKLHIKNRLFNQRLAETIADPETGEVIAEAGAMIDRRTLNRLLPYLEKGVGLQTYRPAEGVVDGDISVQTIKIYAPNDPNGEKVINVIGNGFIAEDVKHITPADIIASISYFFNLLHGVGDTDDIDHLGNRRLRSVGELLQNQFRIGLSRMERVVRERMSIQDTNTITPQQLINIRPVIAAIKEFFGSSQLSQFMDQTNPLAELTHKRRLSALGPGGLTRERAGFEVRDVHYSHYGRMCPIETPEGPNIGLINSLSTYAKVNKFGFIETPYRRVDPETGRVTDQIDYLTADEEDNYVVAQANVPLAEDGTFLEENVVARFRGENIVVKRDRVDYMDVSPKQVVSAATACIPFLENDDSNRALMGANMQRQAVPLLEPEAPIVGTGMEYVSAKDSGAAVICKHRGIVERVEAKEIWVRRLIEVDGKEVKGDLDKYRLLKFVRSNQGTCYNQRPIVKKGDIVEKGEILADGPSMDKGELALGRNVLVAFMTWDGYNYEDAIIMSERLVKEDVYTSIHIEEYEAESRDTKLGPEEITRDIPNVGEDALKNLDERGIVRIGAEVKDGDLLVGKVTPKGMTELTAEERLLHAIFGEKAREVRDTSLRVPHGGGGIVLDVKVFNREDGDELPPGVNQLVRVYIVQKRKISEGDKMAGRHGNKGVISRILPEEDMPFLPDGTPIDIMLNPLGVPSRMNIGQVFELHLGMAAKKLGLHIASPVFDGATEEDVWNILEEAGLARDAKTVLYDGRTGEPFDNRVSVGIMYMIKLAHMVDDKLHARSTGPYSLVTQQPLGGKAQFGGQRFGEMEVWALEAYGAAYTLQEILTVKSDDVVGRVKTYEAIVKGENIPEPGVPESFKVLIKELQSLGMDVTILTSDEQEVNMENFDDDDDHAPDAIMVDVKPAEREEAGEEKDAVTKE; translated from the coding sequence TTGACAGGCCGACTAGTTCAATACGGGCGACACCGCCAACGCAGAAGCTATGCACGCATCAGCGAAGTGCTGGAATTGCCGAACTTGATCGAAATTCAAACGTCCTCCTACCAATGGTTTCTCGATGAAGGGCTGCGGGAAATGTTCAGGGAAATTTCCCCGATTGAAGACTTTTCCGGTAATCTCTCGCTTGAATTTATCGACTATAGTTTAGGAGAACCGAAATATACGGTCGAAGAGGCGAAAGAACGCGACGTTACATATGCGGCGCCGCTTCGCGTCAAAGTTCGCTTGATCAATAAAGAAACGGGCGAAGTGAAGGAACAAGACGTGTTTATGGGCGATTTTCCGCTCATGACAGAAACCGGAACGTTTATTATTAATGGGGCGGAACGCGTCATCGTTTCCCAGCTCGTCCGTTCGCCAAGCGTCTATTACAGCGACAAAGTTGATAAAAACGGCAAACGCGGCTACTCGGCGACAGTGATTCCGAACCGCGGCGCATGGCTTGAATATGAAACCGATGCGAAAGACGTCGTTTACGTTCGCATCGACCGCACCCGTAAACTGCCGGTTACGGTTCTTCTCCGTGCGCTTGGGTTCAGCTCCGACCAAGAAATCATCGATCTGCTCGGCGACAACGAATACTTGCGCAATACGCTTGAAAAAGATAATACCGACAGCACGGAAAAAGCGTTGATTGAAATTTACGAGCGTCTTCGTCCGGGAGAGCCGCCGACGCTTGAGAATGCGAAAAATTTGCTGGCGTCGCGCTTTTTTGATCCGAAGCGCTATGACTTGGCTAGCGTAGGCCGTTATAAAATCAATAAAAAACTTCATATTAAAAACCGTTTGTTCAATCAGCGGCTCGCGGAAACGATCGCCGATCCGGAAACGGGGGAAGTCATCGCCGAAGCTGGAGCGATGATCGACCGCCGAACGCTGAATCGCCTGCTCCCGTATTTGGAAAAAGGCGTCGGCTTACAGACATACCGCCCAGCCGAAGGGGTGGTGGACGGGGACATTTCGGTGCAAACGATCAAAATTTATGCCCCGAATGACCCGAATGGCGAAAAAGTGATCAACGTCATCGGCAACGGCTTCATCGCCGAGGATGTCAAACATATTACACCGGCTGACATCATTGCGTCGATCAGCTATTTCTTCAACTTGCTCCACGGCGTCGGCGATACGGATGACATCGACCATTTAGGCAACCGCCGCCTCCGTTCGGTCGGTGAGCTGCTGCAAAACCAATTCCGCATCGGCCTGTCGCGCATGGAGCGCGTCGTGCGCGAGCGCATGTCGATCCAAGATACGAACACGATTACGCCGCAGCAGCTGATCAACATTCGCCCAGTGATCGCGGCGATCAAAGAGTTTTTCGGCAGCTCGCAGCTGTCACAGTTCATGGATCAAACGAACCCATTGGCCGAACTGACGCACAAGCGGCGTCTGTCCGCGCTCGGCCCTGGAGGATTGACACGTGAGCGCGCTGGGTTTGAGGTGCGCGACGTCCATTATTCGCATTACGGGCGGATGTGTCCGATCGAAACGCCGGAAGGTCCGAACATCGGACTCATCAACTCGCTGTCCACTTACGCGAAAGTGAACAAGTTCGGCTTTATTGAAACGCCATACCGGCGCGTCGATCCGGAAACAGGGCGGGTGACGGACCAAATCGATTATTTGACAGCCGATGAAGAGGACAATTACGTTGTAGCGCAGGCGAACGTACCGCTTGCGGAGGACGGCACGTTCCTTGAAGAAAACGTTGTCGCCCGTTTCCGCGGCGAGAACATCGTCGTCAAGCGCGACCGCGTCGACTACATGGACGTTTCGCCGAAGCAAGTCGTCTCGGCAGCGACGGCGTGCATCCCATTTTTGGAAAACGACGACTCAAACCGCGCCTTGATGGGAGCGAACATGCAGCGGCAAGCCGTGCCGCTGTTGGAACCCGAAGCGCCGATCGTTGGCACGGGGATGGAGTATGTTTCGGCGAAAGACTCGGGCGCAGCGGTCATTTGCAAGCACCGCGGCATCGTCGAGCGCGTCGAAGCAAAGGAAATTTGGGTGCGTCGGCTGATTGAAGTGGACGGCAAAGAAGTCAAGGGTGATCTAGATAAATATCGGTTGCTGAAATTCGTTCGTTCGAACCAAGGCACGTGCTACAACCAGCGGCCGATCGTGAAAAAAGGCGATATCGTTGAGAAGGGCGAAATTTTGGCCGATGGCCCGTCGATGGATAAGGGCGAATTGGCACTTGGCCGCAATGTGCTTGTCGCTTTTATGACATGGGACGGTTACAACTACGAAGACGCGATCATCATGAGCGAACGGCTCGTCAAAGAAGACGTGTATACATCAATTCATATTGAAGAGTATGAAGCCGAATCGCGCGATACGAAACTCGGTCCGGAAGAAATTACGCGCGACATTCCAAACGTCGGCGAGGATGCGCTGAAAAACTTGGATGAACGCGGCATCGTCCGCATCGGCGCAGAAGTGAAAGACGGCGACTTGCTCGTCGGCAAAGTGACGCCAAAAGGAATGACCGAGCTGACGGCGGAAGAGCGGCTTTTGCACGCGATCTTCGGCGAAAAAGCGCGCGAGGTGCGTGATACGTCGTTGCGCGTCCCGCACGGCGGCGGCGGCATCGTCCTTGACGTGAAAGTGTTCAACCGCGAAGACGGCGACGAGCTTCCGCCGGGTGTCAATCAATTGGTGCGCGTCTATATTGTGCAAAAGCGGAAAATTTCCGAGGGCGACAAAATGGCAGGCCGCCACGGAAACAAAGGGGTTATTTCCCGCATTTTGCCGGAGGAAGATATGCCCTTCTTGCCGGATGGCACGCCGATTGACATCATGTTGAACCCGCTTGGCGTTCCGTCGCGGATGAACATTGGGCAAGTATTTGAGCTGCACCTTGGCATGGCGGCGAAAAAACTCGGCTTGCACATCGCCTCCCCGGTCTTTGACGGGGCGACGGAGGAAGACGTTTGGAACATCCTCGAAGAGGCAGGTCTAGCGCGCGACGCGAAAACGGTGCTGTATGACGGACGGACGGGTGAACCGTTTGACAACCGTGTGTCGGTTGGGATCATGTACATGATCAAGCTCGCCCACATGGTCGACGACAAGCTTCATGCCCGTTCCACCGGCCCGTACTCACTCGTCACTCAGCAGCCGCTCGGCGGCAAGGCGCAGTTCGGCGGCCAGCGCTTTGGTGAGATGGAAGTATGGGCGCTTGAGGCGTATGGGGCGGCATACACGCTGCAAGAAATTTTGACCGTCAAGTCCGACGATGTCGTCGGCCGTGTCAAAACGTACGAGGCGATCGTCAAAGGGGAAAACATTCCGGAGCCGGGTGTGCCGGAGTCGTTTAAAGTGTTGATCAAAGAGCTGCAAAGCTTGGGCATGGACGTCACGATTTTGACGAGCGATGAACAAGAAGTGAACATGGAAAACTTTGATGATGATGATGACCATGCACCGGATGCCATCATGGTGGACGTCAAACCGGCCGAACGGGAAGAAGCCGGCGAAGAGAAAGATGCGGTGACGAAAGAATAA
- the rpoC gene encoding DNA-directed RNA polymerase subunit beta' has product MLDVNKFEYMKIGLASPEKIRSWSYGEVKKPETINYRTLKPEKDGLFCERIFGPTKDWECHCGKYKRVRYKGVVCDRCGVEVTRSKVRRERMGHIELAAPVSHIWYFKGIPSRMGLVLDMSPRALEEVIYFASYVVTDPGDTPLEKKQLLSEKEYRAYREKYGQSFQASMGAEAIKKLLQDIDLDKEVAALKEELKTAQGQRRARIIKRLEVLEAFRSSGNDPAWMVLDVLPVIPPELRPMVQLDGGRFATSDLNDLYRRVINRNNRLKRLLDLGAPNIIVQNEKRMLQEAVDALIDNGRRGRPVTGPGNRPLKSLSHMLKGKQGRFRQNLLGKRVDYSGRSVIVVGPNLKMYQCGLPKEMALELFKPFVMKELVERGLAHNIKSAKRKIERVHPEVWDVLEDVIKEHPVLLNRAPTLHRLGIQAFEPTLVEGRAIRLHPLVCTAYNADFDGDQMAVHVPLSAEAQAEARLLMLAAQNILNPKDGKPVVTPSQDMVLGNYYLTMEREGAIGEGMVFKDTDEALLAYHNGYVHLHSRIAIHAGSLKNETFTEEQNNKLLLTTVGKLIFNEILPNSFPYINEPTTENIEGRTPDKYFLDKGVNVREEIRKRELVPPFKKKVLGQIIAEVFKRFKITETSKMLDRMKDLGFQYSTKAGITIGVADIVVLPEKQEILDEAQAKVDTVLKQFRRGLITDEERYERVISIWSAAKDKIQDRLMKSLDKRNPIFMMSDSGARGNASNFTQLAGMRGLMANPAGRIIELPIKSSFREGLTVLEYFISTHGARKGLADTALKTADSGYLTRRLVDVAQDVIVREEDCGTDRGILARALTDGTEVVVKLEERLVGRYAHKTVRHPETGEVIVRKDEMITEDIANEIIKAGITEVWIRSVFACNTRHGVCKKCYGRNMATGMDVEVGEAVGIIAAQSIGEPGTQLTMRTFHTGGVAGDDITQGLPRVQELFEARNPKGQAVISEIDGTVISINETRDNQYEIVVQSEVETRTYVAPYNARLKVEEGQRVERGQELTEGSVDPKQLLRVRDITSVQEYLLREVQKVYRMQGVEISDKHIEVMVRQMLRKVRVIDAGDTDVLPGTLLDVHQFTDVNAKALREGKRPATARQVLLGITKASLETDSFLSAASFQETTRVLTDAAIKGKRDELLGLKENVIIGKLVPAGTGMARYRKVKPAVKKETASDTVSSK; this is encoded by the coding sequence TTGCTAGATGTCAATAAGTTTGAGTACATGAAAATTGGGCTCGCTTCCCCGGAGAAAATTCGTTCTTGGTCGTATGGCGAAGTCAAAAAGCCGGAGACAATCAACTATCGGACGTTAAAGCCGGAAAAAGACGGCTTGTTTTGCGAGCGCATTTTCGGTCCGACGAAAGACTGGGAATGCCATTGCGGCAAATATAAACGCGTTCGCTACAAAGGCGTCGTCTGCGACCGCTGCGGCGTCGAAGTGACGCGCTCGAAAGTCCGCCGCGAACGGATGGGCCATATTGAGCTCGCCGCCCCGGTTTCGCACATCTGGTATTTCAAAGGCATCCCGAGCCGGATGGGATTGGTTCTTGACATGTCGCCGCGGGCGCTCGAAGAGGTCATTTATTTTGCATCCTATGTCGTCACCGACCCGGGTGATACGCCGCTTGAGAAAAAGCAGCTGTTGTCGGAAAAGGAATACCGCGCCTATCGCGAGAAGTACGGTCAATCGTTCCAAGCGTCGATGGGGGCGGAGGCGATCAAAAAGCTGCTCCAAGACATTGATTTGGATAAAGAGGTGGCCGCGCTGAAAGAAGAGCTGAAAACAGCGCAAGGGCAACGGCGCGCCCGCATCATTAAGCGGCTTGAAGTGCTTGAAGCGTTCCGCAGTTCAGGGAACGATCCGGCATGGATGGTGCTTGATGTACTGCCGGTCATTCCGCCGGAGTTGCGCCCGATGGTTCAGCTTGACGGCGGGCGGTTTGCAACATCGGATTTGAACGATTTGTACCGCCGCGTCATCAACCGCAACAACCGGCTGAAACGGCTGCTTGATCTCGGTGCGCCGAACATTATCGTCCAAAATGAGAAGCGGATGCTGCAAGAGGCGGTTGATGCTTTGATCGATAACGGCCGCCGCGGCCGTCCGGTGACCGGTCCGGGGAACCGTCCGTTAAAATCGCTTTCTCATATGCTGAAAGGGAAGCAAGGCCGCTTCCGGCAAAACTTGCTCGGCAAGCGCGTGGACTATTCCGGCCGTTCCGTCATCGTCGTCGGCCCGAACTTGAAAATGTACCAATGCGGCTTGCCGAAAGAAATGGCGCTAGAGTTGTTCAAGCCGTTTGTTATGAAGGAGCTTGTCGAGCGGGGCTTGGCGCACAACATTAAAAGCGCGAAACGGAAAATCGAGCGCGTCCATCCGGAAGTATGGGATGTGCTGGAAGATGTCATTAAAGAACATCCGGTGCTGTTAAACCGCGCCCCGACGCTGCACCGTCTCGGCATTCAGGCGTTTGAACCAACGCTTGTGGAAGGGCGGGCGATCCGTCTTCATCCGCTTGTTTGCACGGCGTACAACGCTGACTTTGACGGCGACCAAATGGCGGTGCACGTGCCGCTGTCAGCTGAGGCGCAAGCCGAAGCGCGCTTGTTGATGTTGGCGGCGCAAAACATTTTGAACCCGAAAGATGGGAAGCCGGTCGTGACACCATCACAAGACATGGTGTTGGGCAACTACTACTTGACGATGGAGCGCGAGGGAGCCATCGGCGAAGGCATGGTGTTCAAAGACACGGACGAGGCGCTGCTTGCTTACCATAACGGCTACGTCCATCTCCATTCGCGCATTGCCATTCATGCCGGTTCGCTGAAAAACGAAACGTTTACCGAAGAGCAAAACAACAAGCTGCTCTTAACGACCGTCGGCAAGCTCATTTTCAACGAAATTTTGCCGAATTCGTTCCCGTACATCAACGAGCCGACGACGGAAAACATTGAAGGGCGGACGCCGGACAAGTACTTCCTTGACAAAGGGGTCAACGTGCGCGAAGAAATTCGCAAGCGCGAACTCGTGCCGCCGTTTAAGAAAAAAGTGCTCGGGCAAATTATCGCTGAAGTGTTCAAACGGTTCAAAATCACCGAAACATCGAAGATGCTCGACCGCATGAAAGACCTTGGCTTCCAATATTCGACGAAGGCCGGCATCACGATCGGCGTGGCCGATATCGTCGTCCTGCCGGAAAAACAAGAAATTTTGGATGAAGCGCAAGCGAAAGTTGATACGGTTTTGAAGCAGTTCCGCCGCGGGTTGATTACCGACGAAGAGCGGTACGAGCGCGTCATCTCCATCTGGAGCGCGGCGAAAGACAAAATTCAAGACCGGTTGATGAAGTCGCTTGATAAACGCAACCCGATCTTTATGATGAGCGATTCCGGAGCGCGCGGGAACGCGTCGAACTTTACGCAGCTTGCGGGGATGCGCGGTTTGATGGCCAACCCGGCCGGCCGGATCATTGAGCTGCCGATCAAGTCGTCGTTCCGCGAAGGCTTGACGGTGTTGGAATACTTTATCTCGACGCACGGCGCGCGAAAAGGATTGGCGGATACGGCGCTCAAAACGGCCGACTCAGGCTATCTCACGCGCCGCCTTGTCGACGTGGCCCAAGACGTCATCGTCCGCGAAGAAGATTGCGGCACCGACCGCGGCATTTTGGCGCGGGCGCTGACGGATGGCACGGAAGTTGTCGTCAAGCTTGAAGAGCGGCTTGTCGGCCGCTATGCGCACAAAACGGTGCGCCATCCGGAAACGGGCGAAGTGATCGTCCGCAAAGACGAGATGATCACCGAAGATATCGCCAATGAGATCATTAAAGCCGGCATTACGGAAGTATGGATTCGCTCCGTATTCGCCTGCAACACGCGCCATGGCGTCTGCAAAAAATGTTACGGCCGCAACATGGCGACCGGCATGGACGTCGAAGTTGGCGAAGCCGTCGGCATTATCGCCGCTCAGTCGATCGGCGAGCCGGGCACGCAGCTGACAATGCGGACGTTCCATACAGGCGGCGTCGCCGGCGACGATATCACTCAAGGTTTGCCGCGGGTGCAAGAGCTGTTTGAAGCGCGCAACCCGAAAGGGCAAGCGGTCATTTCTGAAATCGACGGCACGGTTATTTCGATTAATGAAACGCGCGACAACCAATATGAAATCGTCGTGCAAAGCGAGGTCGAAACGCGTACGTATGTAGCGCCGTACAACGCGCGGCTGAAAGTCGAAGAAGGTCAGCGCGTCGAACGCGGCCAAGAGCTGACAGAAGGCTCGGTCGACCCGAAACAGTTGTTGCGCGTGCGCGATATTACATCCGTTCAAGAGTACTTGCTTCGTGAAGTGCAAAAAGTGTACCGGATGCAAGGGGTGGAAATCAGCGATAAGCATATCGAGGTCATGGTGCGGCAAATGCTGCGCAAAGTGCGCGTCATCGATGCCGGCGACACCGATGTGCTGCCGGGCACGCTGTTGGATGTCCACCAGTTTACGGATGTCAACGCCAAAGCTCTTCGCGAAGGGAAACGGCCGGCGACGGCCCGCCAGGTGTTGCTCGGCATCACGAAAGCGTCGCTTGAGACGGATTCGTTCTTGTCGGCTGCTTCGTTCCAAGAAACGACGCGCGTCTTGACGGATGCGGCCATCAAAGGAAAACGTGATGAACTGCTTGGCTTGAAGGAAAACGTCATTATCGGCAAACTCGTCCCGGCTGGAACCGGTATGGCCCGCTACCGGAAAGTGAAGCCGGCCGTCAAAAAGGAAACGGCTAGCGACACGGTGTCGTCCAAATAA
- a CDS encoding 50S ribosomal protein L7ae-like protein: protein MSYEKVLQAGKIVIGTKQTIRALKEGKAAEVIVAEDADLPIIEKVTAAANEANVPVTKVDSMKKLGKACKIQVGAAAVAILR, encoded by the coding sequence ATGTCTTATGAAAAAGTATTACAGGCTGGAAAAATTGTCATTGGAACCAAACAAACGATAAGGGCTTTAAAGGAAGGGAAAGCAGCGGAAGTGATCGTGGCGGAGGATGCCGACTTGCCGATCATCGAAAAAGTGACCGCCGCCGCCAATGAGGCAAACGTGCCGGTCACAAAAGTCGATTCGATGAAAAAGCTTGGCAAGGCGTGCAAAATCCAAGTCGGTGCGGCCGCGGTGGCGATCCTTCGGTAA
- the rpsL gene encoding 30S ribosomal protein S12 — MPTINQLVRKGREKKVVKSKSPALNKGYNSFKKEQTNVSSPQKRGVCTRVGTMTPKKPNSALRKYARVRLTNGIEVTAYIPGIGHNLQEHSVVLIRGGRVKDLPGVRYHIIRGALDAAGVANRMQGRSKYGAKKPKAAKK, encoded by the coding sequence ATGCCTACAATCAACCAATTGGTCCGCAAAGGACGCGAGAAAAAAGTCGTTAAATCGAAATCCCCTGCGTTGAACAAAGGGTATAACAGCTTCAAAAAAGAGCAAACGAATGTGTCGTCTCCGCAAAAACGCGGCGTTTGCACGCGTGTCGGCACGATGACGCCGAAAAAACCGAACTCGGCGTTGCGGAAATACGCCCGTGTCCGCTTGACAAATGGGATTGAAGTTACGGCGTACATTCCGGGGATCGGCCATAACTTGCAAGAACACAGCGTTGTGCTCATCCGCGGCGGACGTGTCAAAGACTTGCCGGGGGTACGCTACCATATCATCCGTGGGGCGCTGGATGCTGCAGGCGTAGCGAACCGGATGCAAGGTCGTTCGAAATACGGCGCGAAAAAACCAAAAGCAGCGAAAAAATAA
- the rpsG gene encoding 30S ribosomal protein S7, with amino-acid sequence MPRRGPVAKRDVLPDPIYNSKLVTRLINKIMIDGKKSKAQKILYTAFDIIRERTGKDPMEVFEQALKNVMPVLEVRARRVGGANYQVPVEVRPDRRVSLGLRWLVQYARLRNEKTMEERLANEIMDAANNTGAAVKKREDTHKMAEANRAFAHYRW; translated from the coding sequence ATGCCACGTAGAGGCCCTGTTGCTAAACGTGACGTACTGCCAGATCCAATTTACAATTCGAAGCTTGTTACCCGTTTGATCAATAAAATTATGATCGACGGCAAAAAATCAAAAGCGCAAAAAATTCTTTACACCGCGTTTGATATTATCCGTGAGCGCACGGGTAAAGATCCAATGGAAGTGTTTGAGCAAGCGTTGAAAAACGTTATGCCGGTGTTGGAAGTGCGCGCTCGCCGCGTTGGTGGGGCGAACTACCAAGTTCCGGTCGAGGTTCGTCCGGACCGCCGCGTTTCTCTCGGTTTGCGCTGGCTCGTGCAATATGCACGTCTTCGCAACGAAAAAACGATGGAAGAGCGCTTGGCAAATGAAATTATGGACGCTGCCAACAACACGGGTGCAGCGGTGAAAAAACGCGAAGATACACATAAAATGGCTGAAGCGAACCGCGCGTTTGCCCATTACCGCTGGTAA
- the fusA gene encoding elongation factor G, giving the protein MAREFSLENTRNIGIMAHIDAGKTTTTERILFYTGRVHKIGEVHEGAATMDWMEQEQERGITITSAATTAQWKGHRINIIDTPGHVDFTVEVERSLRVLDGAITVLDAQSGVEPQTETVWRQATTYGVPRIVFVNKMDKIGADFLYSVKTLHDRLQANAHPVQLPIGAEDQFSGIIDLVEMCAYHYHDELGKNIERIDIPEEYRDMAEEYHNKLIEAVAELDEELMMKYLEGEEITTEELKAAIRKATISVEFFPVFCGSAFKNKGVQLLLDGVVDYLPSPVDIPAIRGVVPDTEEEVTREASDDAPFAALAFKIMTDPYVGKLTFIRVYSGTLDSGSYVMNTTKGKRERIGRLLQMHANHRQEISKVYAGDIAAAVGLKDTTTGDTLCDEKHPVILESMQFPEPVISVAIEPKSKADQDKMSQALQKLQEEDPTFRAHTDPETGQTIISGMGELHLDIIVDRMRREFKVEANVGAPQVAYRETFRKSAQVEGKFIRQSGGRGQYGHVWIEFSPNERGKGFEFENAIVGGVVPKEYVPAVQAGLEEAMQNGVLAGYPVVDIKAKLFDGSYHDVDSSEMAFKIAASLALKNAATKCDPVLLEPIMKVEVVIPEEYLGDIMGDITSRRGRIEGMEARGNAQVVRAMVPLAEMFGYATSLRSNTQGRGTFSMVFDHYEEVPKNIADEIIKKNKGE; this is encoded by the coding sequence ATGGCAAGAGAGTTCTCCTTAGAAAACACTCGCAACATAGGGATCATGGCGCACATTGACGCCGGGAAAACGACGACGACTGAACGGATCTTGTTCTATACCGGCCGCGTTCATAAAATCGGGGAAGTGCATGAAGGTGCGGCAACGATGGACTGGATGGAACAAGAACAAGAGCGCGGAATTACGATCACGTCGGCGGCGACAACGGCGCAATGGAAAGGCCATCGCATCAACATCATCGACACGCCGGGGCACGTCGACTTTACGGTCGAGGTTGAGCGTTCGTTGCGCGTATTGGACGGGGCCATCACAGTCTTAGACGCGCAATCGGGTGTTGAACCGCAAACGGAAACCGTTTGGCGCCAAGCGACGACATATGGCGTCCCACGGATCGTGTTCGTCAACAAAATGGATAAAATCGGCGCCGATTTCTTGTATTCGGTGAAAACGCTCCATGACCGCCTGCAAGCAAATGCCCATCCGGTGCAACTGCCGATCGGCGCTGAAGATCAATTCTCCGGCATTATCGACTTGGTTGAAATGTGCGCGTACCATTACCATGATGAGCTTGGCAAAAACATTGAGCGCATTGACATTCCGGAAGAATACCGCGATATGGCAGAAGAGTACCATAACAAGCTGATTGAGGCGGTCGCTGAGCTGGACGAAGAATTAATGATGAAATATTTGGAAGGGGAAGAAATCACGACGGAAGAGCTGAAGGCCGCGATCCGCAAAGCGACGATCAGCGTTGAATTCTTCCCGGTCTTCTGCGGTTCGGCATTCAAAAACAAAGGTGTTCAGCTGCTTCTTGACGGCGTTGTCGACTACTTGCCGTCTCCGGTTGACATCCCGGCGATTCGCGGCGTCGTTCCGGATACCGAAGAAGAAGTGACACGTGAAGCAAGCGATGACGCTCCGTTTGCCGCTTTGGCATTTAAAATCATGACTGACCCGTATGTCGGGAAATTGACGTTTATTCGCGTCTACTCTGGAACGCTTGATTCCGGTTCATATGTGATGAACACGACCAAAGGGAAGCGCGAACGGATCGGCCGCTTGTTGCAAATGCACGCGAACCACCGTCAAGAAATTTCGAAAGTCTATGCCGGTGATATTGCCGCGGCAGTAGGTTTAAAAGATACGACGACCGGTGATACTCTATGTGATGAGAAGCATCCTGTCATTTTAGAGTCGATGCAATTCCCAGAACCGGTCATTTCGGTGGCAATCGAGCCGAAGTCGAAAGCCGATCAAGACAAAATGAGCCAAGCGCTGCAAAAATTGCAAGAAGAAGACCCGACTTTCCGCGCTCACACCGACCCGGAAACGGGACAAACGATCATCTCCGGAATGGGCGAGTTGCATCTTGACATCATCGTCGACCGGATGCGCCGCGAGTTCAAAGTCGAAGCGAACGTCGGGGCGCCGCAAGTTGCCTACCGCGAAACGTTCCGCAAATCGGCGCAAGTCGAAGGCAAATTCATCCGTCAATCCGGCGGCCGCGGTCAATACGGCCACGTTTGGATCGAATTCTCGCCGAACGAGCGCGGCAAAGGCTTCGAATTCGAGAACGCCATCGTCGGTGGGGTTGTTCCGAAAGAGTATGTGCCGGCCGTCCAAGCTGGATTGGAAGAAGCGATGCAAAACGGCGTCTTAGCCGGCTATCCGGTTGTCGACATTAAAGCGAAACTGTTTGACGGATCGTACCACGATGTCGACTCGAGCGAAATGGCATTCAAAATCGCTGCTTCCTTGGCATTGAAAAACGCCGCGACGAAGTGCGATCCGGTTCTTTTGGAACCGATCATGAAAGTCGAAGTCGTCATCCCTGAAGAGTACCTCGGTGACATCATGGGCGACATCACGTCCCGTCGCGGCCGCATCGAGGGGATGGAAGCGCGCGGCAACGCCCAAGTCGTCCGGGCGATGGTGCCGTTGGCTGAAATGTTCGGTTATGCGACATCGCTCCGTTCGAACACGCAAGGACGCGGAACGTTCTCGATGGTGTTTGACCACTATGAAGAAGTTCCGAAAAACATCGCCGATGAAATTATCAAAAAAAATAAAGGCGAATAA